The following coding sequences lie in one Spinacia oleracea cultivar Varoflay chromosome 1, BTI_SOV_V1, whole genome shotgun sequence genomic window:
- the LOC130470407 gene encoding protein MAINTENANCE OF MERISTEMS-like, translated as MSYESLPPPGGHEVRGMTRQSTGPGPLWVGPELYDGRDLHYDLEHHVTSRLHARRETTVRGYGAATSEIVFSYLSSDAQALGRASSLFPVVETFWEILRLNISLSFLRSFMRWWWDTTNTFHFPWGEITIIPEDYTALSGLTFTGNPVRLRSDDPSPTVAEGTRLLGSWMGSRLPSYQPRGIPFADLMWALEHGVEESPSRQARLFYLHFITSTFLSGPTDTFDPRWIGMVEDVSTLGDYRWGDLGYATLVGQMSLSVRVSDPSIRHFVITLAGVSRLIELWAFEHLPWLAPRKGQRPLEFPAGRGWGWKKKLTVRPPPDTVWDLIRDGNPEHVVWTPWLSFRGTHASVRESYALSQMRVLFVGRRDPVWYLGERVRMQTVGVFSVPRPPPATMLSTRSIGESWRVHSRTGVQATELVIEGASYYQFIQDSLRLSEPGAEGPDPLLGGWVLPDARISYTGESGSEIVETFPEDRVFHAPLPEGVEAVPARTANAMVGVINRLKSALVRARSALSCRSPHSTRTATGRAGADGAGPSGGGHGRRERERARHSPLRHRRSDAGVSSSGERSEPERRRRSVSVAREPSP; from the exons atgtcttacgagtcgttaccccctcctggtggccacgaggtgcgtggcatgacgcgtcagtcgactggcccgggtcccctatgggtgggccctgagctttacgatggtcgtgatctgcactacgacctagagcaccatgtgacttcccgccttcacgcgaggagagagactacggttcgcggctatggcgccgcgacgagtgagatcgtttttagctatctgagctcggacgcccaggccttggggagggcgagctcactgtttccggtggttgagaccttctgggagatactgcggctcaacatctccctgtcctttctgcggtcgttcatgaggtggtggtgggataccaccaacaccttccattttccttggggcgagataaCGATCAttcctgaggactacacagctttgtcgggtttgacctttacagggaaccctgttcgtctgaggtcggacgacccatcgccgactgttgctgagggtaccaggctcctgggctcgtggatgggtagtaggttaccttcgtaccagccccgtgggatacctttcgctgacctgatgtgggctttggagcacggggtagaggagtcgccttcgagacaggctcggttgttctacctccattttattacttccacttttctatcgggtccgactgacacctttgacccgaggtggataggcatggtagaggacgtgtctacactaggtgactatcgctggggcgatttgggctatgcgacgctagtcggccagatgagtttgtcggtgcgcgtctcggacccgagtatacgtcactttgtgattacattagcgggagtgtcgcgtttgatcgag ctgtgggcctttgagcacttaccctggctggctccccgaaaggggcagaggcctttggagttccctgccggtcgcggttggggttggaagaagaagctgacagtgcgtccaccgcccgataccgtgtgggatcttatccgggacgggaaccctgagcat gtggtttggaccccatggctgtcttttaggggtacccatgcttcggtcagggagagttatgccctgagccagatgcgggtcttgttcgttggccgccgggaccctgtctggtacctgggagagcgggtacgtatgcagacggtcggggttttttcggtaccccggcctccgcctgcgaccatgctgtctactcgctcgataggcgagtcgtggagggtccactcgaggactggtgtgcaggcgacagagttggtgatagagggagctagctattaccagtttatccaggattctcttcgtctctcggagcctggcgct gagggtcctgaccctttgttggggggatgggtgcttcccgatgctcggatctcgtataccggagagagtggatccgagattgtggagactttcccggaagaccgggttttccatgctccgctccctgagggagttgaggcg gttccggcccgtacggccaatgcgatggtgggggtgatcaaccggttgaagtccgcgttggttcgagctcggtctgcactttcttgcaggagcccccactctactcgg acggctactgggcgtgctggggccgacggcgcgggtccctcgggcgggggacacggtcgtcgcgagagagagagagcacggcactcgcccctacggcatcgccgttctgacgcgggggtgagttcttccggggagaggtccgagccggagcgtaggcggcgttccgtgtcggtggcccgagagcctagcccctag